Proteins found in one bacterium genomic segment:
- a CDS encoding ABC transporter permease, giving the protein MRILSIFKKEFKSYFISPVAYVVILIFNLISGFIFYALCAYYSILSTRFSGSPYPYFTLSPNEMIIKPLFFNMAITSLFVLPLLTMRLFSEERRLGTIELLFTYPLKDSDIYWGKFLACFSIFTIMTLIPFLYIFILEKWVNLDKGIILNSFLGLLLLGGSFISIGILISSLTESQIISAIITFGVSLLFWIIGWISEILPKYSNFFDFISIYNHYENFPKGILDTRDIIFYLSICFFFSFLTLRILISKKYRG; this is encoded by the coding sequence ATGAGAATTCTGTCTATTTTCAAAAAAGAATTTAAAAGTTATTTTATTTCTCCGGTTGCCTATGTTGTTATTCTCATTTTCAATTTAATTTCTGGTTTTATCTTTTATGCCTTATGTGCCTATTATTCAATTCTTTCAACAAGATTTTCGGGAAGCCCTTATCCCTATTTTACTCTTTCACCAAATGAAATGATTATTAAACCTTTATTTTTTAATATGGCTATAACATCTCTTTTTGTTTTACCGCTTTTAACAATGAGATTGTTTTCAGAAGAAAGACGGCTTGGTACAATAGAACTTTTATTTACATACCCGCTTAAGGATTCAGATATCTACTGGGGAAAATTTCTTGCCTGTTTTTCAATCTTTACTATAATGACCTTGATACCATTTCTTTATATTTTTATTCTTGAAAAATGGGTAAACCTGGATAAGGGAATTATTTTAAATAGTTTTCTCGGACTTCTTTTACTCGGAGGTAGTTTTATTTCTATAGGTATTTTAATTTCCTCTCTTACAGAAAGCCAGATTATTTCAGCAATTATAACTTTTGGAGTTTCATTACTTTTCTGGATCATTGGTTGGATTTCTGAAATTTTACCAAAATATTCAAACTTTTTTGACTTTATTTCTATATATAATCATTACGAAAATTTTCCAAAAGGTATTCTTGATACAAGGGATATAATATTTTATTTAAGTATTTGTTTTTTCTTTTCATTTTTAACATTGAGAATTCTTATTTCAAAAAAATACAGGGGTTAA
- a CDS encoding ATP-binding cassette domain-containing protein encodes MVEAKNLTKFYGKTKAIENVCFTVEKGEIVGLLGPNAAGKTTIMRILTCFLTPTSGTAIVNGYDILENPLEVQKSVGYLPERNPLYEEFTVSEFLNFVCETKGIVKKEEKNKRISKVMEECGLSEVKNKTIYKLSKGYKQRVGIAQALVNEPSVLILDEPTIGLDPKQIIETRNLIKNLSGKRTIFLSSHILPEVSMVCERVIIINEGKIVATDTVENLTSTLKGGIEIYLEIDGDVEKVKKVLGEIPGVKSINIISSAGEKINKYVVIAEKDIRKDISEKILNSGFGLLGMRIKEMTLEDIFLKLTTKE; translated from the coding sequence ATGGTTGAGGCGAAAAATTTAACAAAATTTTATGGAAAGACAAAGGCAATAGAAAATGTCTGTTTTACAGTTGAAAAAGGAGAGATAGTAGGACTTCTTGGACCAAATGCAGCAGGAAAAACCACAATAATGAGAATATTAACCTGTTTTTTAACTCCAACTTCGGGTACTGCTATAGTCAATGGATATGATATTCTTGAAAATCCACTTGAGGTTCAGAAAAGTGTAGGATATCTACCCGAGAGAAATCCTTTATATGAAGAATTTACTGTAAGTGAGTTTTTAAATTTTGTCTGTGAAACAAAAGGAATAGTTAAGAAAGAGGAAAAAAACAAAAGAATTTCAAAAGTTATGGAAGAGTGTGGACTTTCTGAAGTAAAAAATAAAACAATATATAAACTTTCAAAAGGATATAAACAAAGAGTTGGTATTGCTCAGGCACTTGTGAATGAACCTTCTGTTTTAATTCTTGATGAACCAACTATTGGGCTTGACCCTAAACAGATTATTGAAACAAGAAACTTAATAAAAAATCTATCAGGTAAAAGAACAATCTTTCTTTCAAGTCATATTCTTCCTGAAGTAAGTATGGTATGTGAAAGAGTTATCATTATAAATGAAGGAAAGATTGTTGCAACTGATACTGTTGAAAATTTAACATCAACTCTGAAAGGAGGAATTGAAATATATCTTGAAATTGATGGAGATGTTGAAAAAGTTAAAAAAGTTTTAGGAGAAATTCCAGGTGTTAAAAGCATAAATATTATCTCTTCTGCGGGAGAAAAAATAAATAAATATGTTGTCATAGCAGAAAAGGATATAAGAAAAGATATTTCAGAAAAAATTCTTAATAGTGGTTTTGGACTTTTAGGTATGAGAATAAAAGAAATGACTCTTGAAGATATTTTCCTTAAATTAACAACAAAGGAATAA
- a CDS encoding right-handed parallel beta-helix repeat-containing protein yields MEFKNAEILYVSNEGDNSFSGRLKERSKKDGPFKTLQRAVDEIIKIKQKNGGILKKQVVITIKGGIYFLEKPVELTYEHSGTSDLPVIIMPYKNERVIISAGEKLKNYKTEKIDGKEFFVFDVKGKKFRSLWVNDEYLKRARYPKNGYLKIAGISEEDEKKEWNEGVYKVKIHNEDIKNWNNFKNSEVILMTRWVESRLPVYYVDINKGIIEFKKRTVFKPQKDDLYYIENIFEFMDEKEWYFDFESEKLYFYPEEKTKNYEFIIPKFENVLIIKGCPEKNEYVENIYFYNITFSHAEWYFPEKSLKGNESGGFAQAAIEIPGAVYCEGMRNCKFENCEITNVGTYGFEFSKGCQNNKIINCKTHSIGAGGIKIGERITREEKNLKTYGNEIKGCIIKDGGKIFHSAVGIWIGQSYGNIIEKNEIYDFYYTGISIGWTWGYGKSLAGGNIVKFNNVHHIGKKTDGDGPILSDMGGIYTLGIQDGTLISNNIFHDIYGYWYGGWGIYFDEGSTHIIAENNLVYNTTHGGFHQHYGKENIVRNNIFAFGRDQQIQITRPENHIRFTFERNIVIGNTEKWIYGGIDFNFMFNNNLYFRIDGKEIKIFDHGGKIYTFKDWQKKGMDTDSILEDPLFYDIKNFNFKLKNNSPAFKIGFKEFELPER; encoded by the coding sequence ATGGAATTTAAAAATGCTGAAATTTTATATGTTTCAAATGAAGGAGATAATTCCTTTTCTGGTAGATTAAAGGAAAGAAGTAAAAAAGATGGCCCTTTTAAAACTTTACAGAGAGCAGTTGACGAAATAATAAAGATTAAACAGAAAAATGGTGGAATTCTTAAAAAACAGGTAGTGATTACGATAAAAGGTGGTATATACTTTCTTGAAAAACCTGTTGAATTAACGTATGAACACTCAGGAACTTCTGATTTACCTGTAATTATAATGCCTTATAAAAATGAAAGAGTTATAATTAGTGCTGGTGAGAAGTTAAAAAATTACAAAACAGAAAAGATTGATGGAAAAGAGTTTTTTGTTTTTGATGTTAAAGGAAAAAAATTCAGAAGTTTATGGGTAAATGATGAATATTTGAAAAGAGCAAGGTATCCTAAGAACGGTTATCTGAAAATTGCGGGAATTTCTGAAGAAGATGAAAAAAAAGAATGGAATGAAGGTGTATATAAGGTGAAAATTCATAATGAAGATATAAAAAACTGGAATAATTTTAAAAATAGTGAGGTAATATTAATGACGAGGTGGGTTGAATCAAGATTACCAGTTTATTATGTGGATATAAATAAAGGGATTATTGAGTTTAAAAAGAGAACTGTATTTAAACCGCAGAAAGATGACCTTTATTACATTGAAAATATTTTTGAATTTATGGATGAGAAAGAATGGTATTTTGATTTTGAAAGTGAAAAATTATATTTTTATCCTGAAGAAAAAACAAAAAATTATGAGTTTATTATTCCAAAATTTGAAAATGTCTTAATAATTAAAGGTTGTCCTGAAAAAAATGAATATGTAGAAAATATTTATTTTTATAATATAACATTTTCACATGCTGAATGGTATTTTCCAGAAAAAAGTTTGAAAGGAAATGAATCTGGTGGTTTTGCACAGGCGGCAATTGAAATTCCCGGTGCAGTTTACTGTGAAGGTATGAGAAATTGTAAATTTGAAAATTGTGAAATAACCAATGTTGGCACTTATGGGTTTGAATTTTCAAAGGGATGTCAGAATAACAAAATTATTAACTGTAAAACTCATAGTATCGGTGCTGGCGGAATAAAGATAGGTGAAAGAATTACTAGAGAGGAAAAAAATTTAAAGACATATGGAAATGAAATAAAAGGATGTATTATAAAGGATGGCGGAAAGATTTTTCACAGTGCAGTAGGGATATGGATTGGACAGAGTTATGGAAATATTATTGAGAAAAATGAGATATATGATTTTTATTATACAGGAATAAGTATTGGATGGACATGGGGCTATGGAAAATCGCTTGCAGGTGGAAATATTGTTAAATTTAATAATGTTCATCATATTGGTAAAAAAACAGATGGAGATGGTCCAATTTTAAGTGATATGGGTGGAATATATACACTTGGAATTCAGGATGGAACTCTTATAAGTAACAATATCTTCCATGATATTTATGGATACTGGTATGGTGGATGGGGTATTTATTTTGATGAAGGAAGTACCCATATAATTGCAGAAAATAATCTCGTTTATAATACAACACATGGTGGATTCCACCAGCATTACGGAAAAGAGAATATTGTGAGAAACAATATTTTTGCCTTTGGAAGAGACCAGCAAATACAGATAACAAGACCTGAAAATCATATAAGATTTACATTTGAAAGAAACATTGTTATTGGAAATACAGAAAAATGGATTTACGGAGGAATTGATTTTAATTTTATGTTTAACAATAACCTTTATTTCAGAATTGATGGAAAAGAAATAAAAATATTTGACCATGGAGGGAAGATTTACACTTTTAAGGATTGGCAGAAGAAAGGGATGGATACAGATTCTATTTTAGAAGACCCTTTATTTTATGACATAAAAAATTTCAACTTTAAATTAAAAAATAATTCACCTGCTTTTAAAATTGGATTTAAGGAATTTGAATTGCCAGAAAGATAA
- a CDS encoding ABC transporter ATP-binding protein, which produces MIKEYLKIRNYIKIHWEYIVTGVILSILYIILNSISFTSIIPLIDRILSGKKITLPENIPHFIGVKIEPIITKINSFPPLLVLKYLIAFIFLTFLLKGICFYFSNYFFRFFSTKIQTDLRDKVYTKFLNLSLDFFTYTQTGELTTRVVYDIGLLNSVFEMFFPNFIFPIFLVISYLSIVFIIDWQMSLVSIFIYPVILVPVLHWTRKLRNLGRIIQETYGKIGNFINESIFGQKIIKAYNLEEETLKKFRKENENIFRTIMSINKRVLLIGPFTDFCGAVASGLIIYYAGNKILAGTLTAGFLFLFFFALFSIISPLKETMQTYATIKHSSSVLPRIFYILDFKSTVKDEGKEIFDGLKDKIEFKNVGFSYNSRTVLKNINLVVKKGDKIGIVGKTGSGKSTLISLILRFFDPTEGEILIDGKNIKDFKLNSLRKHIGYVPQEPIIFYGTIKDNITFGENNDKRFKEVIETVGLLKFINELPEKENTLLGEKGINLSGGQKQLISIARAIYKNPEILIFDEATASLDSESEKIVQKAIEKTMEGRTVFIVAHRLSTIKDTNKIIVLEKGEIVEEGTHSQLYEKKGFYYKFLTLQQL; this is translated from the coding sequence TTGATAAAAGAATATTTAAAGATTAGAAACTATATTAAAATCCACTGGGAATATATTGTAACCGGGGTCATCCTTTCTATTCTTTACATTATTTTGAATTCTATATCCTTTACTTCTATTATTCCACTTATAGACAGAATACTTTCAGGTAAAAAAATAACCCTTCCTGAAAATATTCCACATTTTATTGGAGTTAAAATAGAACCGATAATAACAAAAATTAATTCTTTTCCTCCTTTGCTTGTTTTAAAATATTTAATTGCATTCATATTTTTGACTTTTTTACTTAAAGGTATCTGTTTTTATTTCAGCAACTATTTTTTCAGATTTTTTTCAACAAAAATTCAGACAGACCTGAGAGATAAAGTATATACAAAATTTTTAAATCTTTCTCTTGATTTTTTTACCTACACACAAACAGGTGAATTAACAACAAGGGTTGTATATGATATTGGACTTCTTAATTCTGTTTTTGAAATGTTTTTTCCGAATTTTATATTTCCAATTTTTCTTGTAATCAGTTATCTATCAATAGTTTTTATAATTGACTGGCAGATGAGTTTAGTTTCAATTTTTATATATCCGGTAATCCTTGTTCCTGTTTTACACTGGACGAGAAAATTAAGAAATCTCGGAAGAATAATTCAGGAAACATACGGAAAAATAGGAAATTTTATAAATGAAAGTATTTTCGGACAGAAAATAATAAAAGCATACAATCTTGAAGAAGAAACATTAAAAAAATTCAGAAAAGAAAATGAAAATATTTTCAGAACAATTATGTCAATAAATAAAAGAGTTCTGTTGATAGGTCCTTTTACTGACTTCTGTGGCGCAGTGGCTTCAGGTTTGATTATATATTATGCAGGAAATAAAATTCTAGCAGGAACACTTACAGCAGGTTTTCTATTCCTTTTTTTCTTTGCCCTTTTTTCAATAATAAGTCCACTTAAAGAAACTATGCAAACATATGCTACTATAAAACATTCAAGTTCAGTTTTACCAAGAATTTTTTATATACTTGATTTCAAATCAACTGTAAAGGATGAGGGAAAGGAAATTTTTGATGGTTTGAAGGATAAAATTGAGTTTAAAAATGTTGGATTTTCTTACAATTCAAGAACAGTTCTTAAAAATATTAATCTTGTCGTTAAAAAAGGTGATAAAATAGGAATTGTTGGGAAAACCGGTTCAGGCAAAAGTACTTTAATAAGTTTAATATTGAGATTTTTTGACCCCACAGAAGGAGAAATTTTGATAGATGGTAAAAATATAAAGGATTTTAAACTCAATTCATTGAGAAAACATATAGGTTATGTTCCGCAGGAACCCATTATTTTTTATGGTACGATAAAAGACAATATTACTTTTGGAGAAAATAATGATAAAAGATTTAAGGAAGTTATTGAAACAGTTGGGCTTTTAAAATTTATAAATGAATTACCTGAAAAAGAAAATACACTTCTTGGAGAAAAGGGAATAAATCTATCAGGAGGTCAGAAACAGTTAATATCAATAGCAAGAGCAATATATAAAAATCCTGAAATTCTTATATTTGACGAAGCAACCGCTTCTCTTGACAGTGAATCAGAAAAGATAGTTCAAAAAGCAATAGAAAAAACAATGGAAGGAAGGACTGTTTTTATCGTTGCACACAGATTATCCACAATAAAAGATACAAATAAGATTATTGTTTTGGAAAAGGGTGAAATAGTTGAAGAAGGAACACATTCTCAATTGTATGAAAAGAAAGGTTTTTACTATAAATTTTTAACATTACAGCAACTATAA